In the Chlorobium limicola DSM 245 genome, one interval contains:
- a CDS encoding DUF134 domain-containing protein: protein MKQNRVGRPVSCRCIEDIPKFTCFKPEGISPARLESVVLTVDEVEALRLADKLGLYQAEAASRMRVSRQTFGRIVESAHKKVAEAIIDGKSICVEGGNIEQVCGQAEIAGENTCVCLYCGFEKPHLDGLPCRMEQCPDCGKPLIRKGRCSSVV from the coding sequence ATGAAGCAGAACAGGGTAGGCAGGCCGGTGAGCTGCCGTTGTATAGAGGATATACCGAAATTTACCTGTTTCAAGCCGGAGGGGATCTCTCCGGCAAGACTCGAGAGCGTCGTGCTTACCGTCGATGAGGTCGAGGCGCTGCGGCTTGCCGACAAGCTCGGCCTGTACCAGGCCGAGGCGGCATCGAGAATGAGGGTGTCGAGGCAGACCTTTGGACGAATCGTCGAGTCTGCACATAAAAAGGTAGCCGAGGCGATTATCGACGGTAAATCGATCTGCGTCGAGGGAGGCAACATCGAGCAGGTTTGCGGACAGGCCGAAATCGCGGGAGAGAACACCTGCGTCTGCCTGTATTGCGGTTTTGAAAAGCCCCATCTCGACGGTCTTCCCTGCCGCATGGAGCAGTGTCCGGACTGTGGCAAGCCGCTCATTCGCAAGGGGAGGTGCAGCAGTGTCGTCTGA
- a CDS encoding iron-containing alcohol dehydrogenase — protein MSSEPLPLFSLLKLPLLHFGAGSFSCLPKLVSGYGRYLMIVTGSRSFEASGRLEWLFGELRMAGIGYHHCRVQGEPSPELIDAAVASGRMVGVDMVIAIGGGSVIDAGKAVSAMLLQDYPVERFIEGRPGFLEHDGRKVPFFAVPTTSGTGSEATNNAVISRVGADGFKRSLRHPAFVPDVAVVDPELICSAPRNLTVASGMDAFTQLLEAWVSPFASPYTDMLAFHGMEYFNRSFIRACSDGAEDSAVRADIAYAAFLSGVVLGNAGLGIVHGFASSVGGAFDIPHGVLCATLLAEATRENILQLQHSGSGNSILRKYAAAGGLLNGTPDVGVAEGCGMLVEKLEEWQDALDVPLLGVYGIGVEDVDTIASVTKSKSNPVDLQPDCLKKILLARI, from the coding sequence GTGTCGTCTGAACCCCTGCCGCTTTTTTCCCTGCTCAAGCTGCCTTTGCTCCATTTCGGGGCGGGCAGCTTTTCTTGTCTTCCAAAGCTCGTTTCCGGCTATGGCAGATACCTCATGATTGTGACAGGAAGCCGTTCGTTCGAAGCTTCGGGTCGCCTGGAATGGCTTTTCGGCGAGTTGCGGATGGCCGGAATCGGATATCATCACTGCAGGGTTCAGGGAGAACCATCTCCCGAACTGATCGACGCGGCAGTCGCTTCGGGCCGGATGGTTGGAGTCGATATGGTGATCGCAATCGGAGGCGGCAGCGTGATTGATGCCGGCAAAGCGGTTTCTGCCATGCTGCTGCAGGATTATCCGGTCGAGCGCTTTATCGAGGGCCGCCCGGGTTTTCTCGAACACGATGGGCGCAAGGTTCCGTTTTTCGCCGTACCGACTACTTCCGGTACAGGGAGCGAGGCAACCAATAATGCGGTAATCAGCAGGGTAGGCGCCGACGGATTCAAGCGTTCCCTGCGACATCCTGCCTTCGTGCCGGACGTTGCCGTCGTCGATCCCGAGCTGATCTGTTCTGCTCCCCGGAATCTTACCGTTGCATCCGGGATGGATGCCTTTACCCAGCTTCTCGAAGCCTGGGTTTCTCCGTTTGCTTCTCCTTACACCGATATGCTCGCTTTTCACGGTATGGAGTATTTCAACCGGTCGTTTATACGTGCCTGTTCGGACGGGGCAGAAGATTCTGCGGTGCGCGCCGATATCGCCTATGCGGCGTTTCTTTCCGGCGTTGTGCTCGGCAATGCCGGACTCGGCATTGTTCACGGGTTCGCCTCATCGGTCGGAGGTGCTTTCGATATTCCGCACGGCGTGCTTTGTGCGACGCTGCTTGCCGAAGCTACGCGCGAAAATATTCTGCAACTGCAGCATTCAGGGAGCGGCAATTCGATCCTGCGGAAATATGCTGCGGCAGGCGGACTTCTGAACGGTACCCCAGATGTCGGTGTGGCCGAAGGGTGCGGGATGCTGGTTGAAAAGCTTGAAGAGTGGCAGGACGCGCTCGATGTTCCTTTGCTCGGCGTTTACGGTATCGGGGTCGAGGACGTCGATACAATTGCTTCCGTGACGAAAAGCAAAAGCAATCCGGTCGATCTGCAACCGGATTGCCTGAAAAAAATTCTGCTTGCGAGGATATAG
- a CDS encoding ABC transporter permease: MNLLRKKLLRELLHLKGQMLAVAAVVACGISVFVSMSSVKYSLEASREQYYSRYRFADLFLQVKRAPEFYRESVSRIPGVASVSSRIVADVTLDVPGLEEPATGRLISIPEHRVSPVLNDLFIKSGRYIEPGRPEEVIVSKPFLEANGLVPGDRISAVINGRKKELLIVGMGLSPEYIYEVQPGAFFPDKRRFGVFWMSRSALESALDMSGAFNDLSLTLAHGASEKDVIMQLDHLFLRYGSLGAYGRSEQLSDRFIVDEIKQVGIQITFLPAVFLAVAVFLLNIVLRRIVATQRDQIAVLKAMGFSNEDVGLHYLGFAMVPTTFGAVAGTILGVLLGRGLMNIYADFYNFAELVYFFRIEDVAVSVLLSFAAALAGAIGAVRSAVRLPPAEAMRPDSPLIYRPGFLDRPSLQKKIPVSARIILRNLERRPWKAALSVLMISLAVAILIAGRYTYDAVDRMILVEFNEKHREDVTVVFNDPMPPSAAYNLASLDGVLEHEYYREEAVRMRYGHRVRRQSIKGLQSAEGLQRLVDKNNRQIGLPSGGILLTSTLADILGVKQGDMLQIEFLQGRQLKRQVEVAGTIDEILGLSAYMHIGELDRLAGDGGALNAAYLRIDRSRAPQLYSDFKNMPGVGSVMMLKALRESFDELIAESMTTSTLILTTFACVLAFAVVYNGARISLSERARELTSLRVLGMTRGEISFVLLGEQALLTFFALPLGFLVGIALSALLAVGLSSELYRLPLVFSLYNFLFAFTVVVIVSAISALAVRRRLVGLDLVEVLKTRE, translated from the coding sequence ATGAATCTGCTCCGAAAAAAACTGCTTCGGGAACTGTTGCACCTGAAGGGTCAGATGCTTGCCGTGGCTGCAGTAGTCGCCTGCGGGATCTCGGTTTTTGTCTCCATGAGCAGCGTGAAGTATTCGCTTGAAGCGTCGCGGGAACAGTATTACAGCAGATACCGGTTTGCCGATCTGTTTTTGCAGGTCAAGCGCGCTCCGGAGTTTTACCGTGAAAGCGTGAGCCGCATACCCGGAGTGGCTTCAGTCAGTTCACGTATCGTTGCTGACGTCACTCTCGATGTGCCGGGTCTGGAAGAACCTGCAACCGGCAGGCTGATTTCCATACCCGAACATCGTGTTTCACCGGTTCTGAACGATCTGTTCATCAAGAGCGGACGCTACATCGAACCAGGCAGACCCGAAGAGGTAATCGTCAGCAAGCCTTTTCTCGAAGCAAACGGGCTCGTTCCGGGCGACCGTATCTCCGCAGTGATCAACGGGCGTAAAAAGGAACTGCTGATTGTGGGTATGGGTCTCTCACCCGAGTATATCTATGAGGTTCAACCGGGAGCGTTTTTCCCGGATAAACGGCGTTTCGGGGTGTTCTGGATGAGCCGCAGCGCTCTTGAATCGGCGCTTGATATGAGCGGTGCGTTCAACGACCTTTCACTGACGCTTGCTCACGGAGCTTCGGAAAAGGATGTGATCATGCAGCTCGACCATCTTTTTCTGCGTTACGGTTCTCTCGGGGCATACGGAAGGAGCGAGCAACTTTCAGACCGGTTCATTGTCGATGAAATCAAGCAGGTCGGCATCCAGATAACCTTCCTTCCTGCGGTTTTTCTTGCGGTTGCCGTATTTCTGCTCAATATCGTGCTTCGCCGCATTGTGGCGACCCAGCGCGACCAGATCGCCGTGCTCAAGGCGATGGGATTTTCCAATGAGGATGTCGGCCTCCACTATCTTGGTTTTGCTATGGTTCCGACGACTTTCGGAGCTGTCGCCGGAACGATTCTCGGTGTATTGCTTGGCAGAGGGCTGATGAACATCTATGCCGATTTTTATAATTTTGCCGAACTGGTTTACTTTTTCAGGATTGAGGATGTTGCGGTTTCGGTGCTTCTCAGTTTTGCGGCAGCCCTCGCCGGAGCTATCGGCGCAGTACGCAGTGCGGTGCGGCTTCCTCCTGCCGAAGCCATGCGTCCTGATTCTCCCCTGATCTACAGGCCGGGATTCCTCGACCGTCCTTCGCTGCAGAAAAAAATACCGGTTTCGGCAAGGATCATTCTGCGCAATCTCGAACGCCGCCCCTGGAAGGCAGCACTCTCTGTTCTGATGATTTCGCTTGCCGTAGCTATTCTCATTGCGGGCCGCTACACCTATGATGCGGTCGATCGTATGATACTTGTCGAGTTCAATGAGAAGCATCGTGAGGATGTTACGGTAGTTTTCAACGATCCGATGCCGCCCTCGGCAGCCTATAATCTTGCCTCTCTCGACGGGGTGCTCGAGCATGAATATTACCGTGAGGAAGCCGTTCGAATGCGCTATGGTCACCGTGTCAGGCGGCAATCGATCAAGGGTCTGCAGTCGGCTGAAGGGTTGCAGCGGCTGGTCGATAAGAACAACCGTCAGATCGGTCTTCCTTCGGGAGGAATTCTGCTCACTTCGACACTGGCGGATATTCTCGGTGTGAAGCAGGGAGATATGCTGCAGATCGAGTTTCTGCAGGGGAGACAACTGAAGCGGCAGGTAGAGGTAGCCGGAACTATCGATGAAATACTCGGTCTTTCCGCCTATATGCATATCGGGGAACTCGATCGTCTTGCGGGTGACGGGGGTGCATTGAATGCTGCTTATCTGCGTATCGACCGTTCCAGGGCGCCTCAACTCTATTCTGATTTCAAGAATATGCCTGGAGTCGGCAGTGTCATGATGCTCAAAGCGCTCAGGGAGAGCTTCGACGAGCTTATTGCCGAAAGCATGACCACATCGACGCTTATTCTTACAACCTTTGCCTGTGTGCTTGCTTTTGCCGTAGTTTATAACGGCGCCCGGATTTCGCTTTCCGAACGGGCACGTGAGCTCACCAGTCTCAGGGTGCTGGGGATGACCAGAGGAGAAATTTCCTTTGTTCTGCTTGGAGAGCAGGCGCTGCTTACCTTTTTTGCCTTACCTCTCGGATTTCTTGTCGGTATAGCGCTTTCCGCCCTGCTCGCCGTCGGTCTCAGTTCTGAACTGTACCGGCTGCCGCTTGTTTTCAGCCTTTATAACTTTCTTTTTGCATTTACGGTTGTTGTTATTGTTTCGGCGATTTCCGCTCTTGCAGTAAGGCGGCGTCTTGTCGGTCTTGATCTTGTTGAGGTTTTAAAAACCAGGGAATAA
- a CDS encoding SLAC1 anion channel family protein, giving the protein MTTEALHGGQPSKLRNFHITFFAIVLGMAGFTLAIQKAGGLLELFKPASDMLLYVTLAMFVVVSAVYLLKAVTNPDTISHEWNHPIKINFFPLIAKIFLVLSVVYLERNMQISYYMWVTGVILQLLASIFIISSWITQTHFKIEHMTPGWFIPIVGAIIVPIAGVKHGFVEVSWFFFSVGLIFWMALFTIVMYRIVFHASIPERLLPTLFILFAPPAIGFIAYNKLAGGELDAFARILYYFSLFMFILVLFRLPMLARINFYLSWWAYSFPVAAKALATLLMFSLTKDPFFRNLAIFEVGFLVLIIAILLVRTTMAMVKGEICIED; this is encoded by the coding sequence ATGACCACTGAAGCTCTGCATGGAGGGCAGCCTTCGAAGCTGCGCAATTTTCACATAACCTTTTTCGCTATCGTGCTTGGTATGGCGGGTTTCACGCTTGCCATACAGAAAGCAGGGGGACTGCTTGAACTCTTCAAACCTGCAAGCGACATGCTTCTCTATGTTACGCTCGCAATGTTCGTCGTGGTAAGCGCGGTCTATCTTCTCAAGGCGGTAACCAATCCGGACACCATCAGCCATGAGTGGAACCACCCGATCAAGATCAACTTCTTCCCGCTTATCGCCAAGATTTTTCTCGTGCTGAGCGTCGTTTACCTCGAAAGGAACATGCAGATATCCTACTATATGTGGGTAACCGGCGTCATTCTGCAGCTTCTTGCCTCGATTTTTATCATTTCAAGCTGGATAACCCAGACGCATTTCAAGATCGAGCACATGACTCCGGGCTGGTTCATTCCCATCGTCGGGGCCATTATCGTGCCTATTGCCGGCGTCAAGCATGGATTTGTCGAGGTCTCCTGGTTCTTTTTTTCTGTCGGCCTTATCTTCTGGATGGCGCTCTTTACCATAGTCATGTACAGGATAGTTTTCCACGCATCGATTCCCGAGCGTCTTCTTCCTACGCTCTTCATTCTGTTTGCACCTCCGGCTATCGGTTTTATAGCCTACAATAAACTTGCCGGCGGTGAACTCGATGCCTTTGCCCGCATTCTGTACTATTTTTCGCTGTTCATGTTCATTCTCGTTCTCTTCAGGCTTCCCATGCTTGCAAGAATCAATTTCTATCTCTCATGGTGGGCCTATTCATTCCCCGTAGCCGCAAAAGCACTTGCGACGCTTCTGATGTTCAGTCTTACAAAAGATCCGTTCTTCAGGAATCTGGCCATATTCGAGGTTGGTTTTCTTGTGCTGATCATAGCGATATTGCTTGTTCGGACAACCATGGCCATGGTTAAGGGCGAAATTTGCATCGAGGACTGA
- a CDS encoding SET domain-containing protein-lysine N-methyltransferase, with the protein MDNNIFITAAALACGIFGGTGIGYFLKSRNWRACSRLVGIDASTICGRGAFARKNIREGSIVERCPALEVTDKDVGGELLNYVFYGSDEKKRLIAMGNGMLFNHSSTPNVAYYREETRLGSELVIYALRNIRKGEEMFYNYGDEWWSTRQ; encoded by the coding sequence ATGGACAACAATATTTTCATTACCGCTGCGGCTCTGGCCTGCGGCATTTTCGGGGGTACCGGAATCGGATATTTCCTGAAAAGCCGAAACTGGCGAGCATGCAGCAGGCTTGTCGGTATAGATGCATCAACAATATGCGGACGCGGTGCCTTTGCGCGGAAAAACATCAGGGAAGGGAGCATTGTCGAGCGATGTCCGGCTCTTGAAGTGACCGACAAAGATGTCGGCGGTGAACTTCTGAACTATGTCTTTTACGGAAGTGACGAAAAAAAACGACTGATAGCCATGGGAAACGGTATGCTCTTCAACCACTCCTCCACTCCCAATGTGGCTTACTACCGCGAAGAAACCCGGCTCGGATCGGAACTCGTCATCTATGCATTACGCAATATCCGGAAAGGAGAAGAGATGTTCTACAACTACGGGGACGAGTGGTGGTCCACACGACAGTAA
- a CDS encoding PIG-L family deacetylase has product MNILYIYPHPDDESFGPAQVMSCQKRQGHEVHLLTLTRGGATKQRHTYGYSVEEMGRIRNREMFSVEKVLNLSSMTVLDLPDNGLKEMDPREIERIVERHIESVQPQVVVTYPVHGISGFHDHLITHAVVKRVYTGMNERCPWLRRLAFVTLGEEDALKSPHFRLSCSTPDEIDCIVTVEGCDVANNLKALDCYATFQDTIEKSGIRTMVGLQAVFEIFQENHTPPLTDLFQGL; this is encoded by the coding sequence ATGAACATTCTCTACATCTATCCGCACCCTGACGACGAATCGTTCGGACCCGCACAGGTGATGTCCTGTCAGAAAAGGCAGGGACACGAAGTCCATCTTCTGACGCTTACCCGAGGCGGAGCAACGAAACAGCGCCATACATATGGCTATTCTGTCGAAGAGATGGGCAGAATCCGCAACAGGGAGATGTTCTCGGTGGAGAAAGTGCTCAACCTGAGCAGCATGACGGTGCTCGACCTCCCCGACAACGGCCTCAAAGAGATGGATCCGAGGGAGATCGAACGGATCGTAGAGCGACACATCGAATCGGTACAGCCCCAGGTTGTCGTAACGTATCCGGTACACGGTATCAGCGGATTTCACGACCACCTGATTACGCATGCTGTCGTTAAAAGAGTTTATACCGGTATGAATGAACGGTGTCCGTGGCTCAGACGACTCGCTTTCGTCACTCTCGGAGAGGAAGATGCCCTCAAAAGCCCTCATTTCAGGCTGAGCTGCTCAACCCCTGACGAGATCGACTGCATCGTAACCGTTGAAGGGTGCGACGTCGCAAACAACCTGAAAGCGCTTGACTGCTATGCCACCTTTCAGGATACGATCGAAAAATCGGGGATCAGAACTATGGTTGGCCTTCAGGCGGTTTTCGAAATTTTTCAGGAAAACCACACGCCCCCGCTTACCGATCTTTTTCAGGGTCTGTAA
- a CDS encoding DoxX family membrane protein produces MSYFSWKREYMQAHPLQTAGIVFFLIGRYIFAIFFLYGFWHKLVRGWLWTDKMYGFFTERLYSPPQLNDFQALYLEQFAIPLALPIAWIVTIGELIIGVCLALGLTARANAAFALFLVLNFAAGGFYNLTLPPFMIFSVLMMLLPSSHWLGLDRQLHERYPESIWFK; encoded by the coding sequence ATGAGTTACTTTTCGTGGAAAAGGGAGTACATGCAAGCGCATCCTCTGCAAACCGCAGGTATTGTGTTCTTCCTTATCGGACGTTATATTTTCGCGATCTTTTTTCTTTACGGATTCTGGCACAAACTTGTCCGGGGATGGCTCTGGACCGACAAGATGTATGGTTTTTTTACCGAACGTCTCTACTCCCCTCCGCAACTGAACGACTTTCAGGCACTCTACCTCGAGCAATTCGCCATTCCTCTGGCCCTGCCGATAGCATGGATCGTCACCATCGGGGAACTGATCATCGGGGTTTGCCTTGCCCTGGGGCTTACCGCCAGGGCAAATGCTGCTTTTGCTCTTTTTCTGGTACTCAATTTCGCAGCAGGAGGATTCTACAACCTCACACTGCCGCCCTTCATGATTTTTTCGGTGCTGATGATGCTCCTGCCATCCAGCCACTGGCTTGGACTTGACAGGCAATTGCACGAAAGGTATCCCGAGTCGATCTGGTTCAAGTAG
- a CDS encoding OsmC family protein: protein MSKDMIITFEGGKKVNAEFKGFTIETDQSEYAGGEGSAPEPFMLFLASIGTCAGIYVYSFCQSREIPTEGIRIVQSHFPKENGKGIGRIVLTIEVPPDFPEKYRDAVVNAANLCAVKKHIQDPPVFEVVTATTGK, encoded by the coding sequence ATGAGTAAAGATATGATCATCACCTTCGAGGGCGGCAAGAAAGTGAACGCCGAATTCAAGGGGTTCACCATCGAGACCGATCAGTCCGAATACGCAGGGGGTGAGGGTTCGGCGCCAGAACCGTTTATGCTCTTTCTCGCTTCCATCGGAACCTGTGCGGGCATCTATGTTTATTCCTTCTGCCAGAGCCGCGAAATCCCGACCGAGGGAATCAGGATCGTGCAGTCCCATTTTCCCAAAGAGAATGGAAAGGGCATCGGCAGGATAGTGCTGACCATAGAGGTACCTCCGGATTTTCCTGAAAAGTACAGGGATGCCGTCGTGAACGCCGCCAACCTCTGCGCTGTGAAAAAGCACATTCAGGATCCCCCTGTTTTTGAAGTGGTTACGGCCACAACCGGAAAGTGA
- a CDS encoding efflux RND transporter periplasmic adaptor subunit has product MVFSKTQRIILFSLFASALVLFFVFRPSPLPVDSGEVHKGALQVTLDAEGFTRVDERFVLAAPVSGMLMRIKLEEGGTVRKGDLVAALLPPELDSREYREASARAASAKALLNEALSRERSVRLDLEQVERRAKRYRNLYNEGAISKETFELAENEAGMRRKEVDAARSTSLSARYGFEAQQAVVDRQISGRPVQVFSPVDGKVLRIHEKSERVINAGTPLVDIGDPSAIEIVIDLLSSDAVRVKPGNPVIIEEWGGSDVLNATVKTIEPSAFNKISALGIEEKRVNIIAALNRYEPRLGDNFRVQAKIVLRREQSVLQVPVSSLFRGTREWKVFVIENGKAVEKTVEIGMRGAFQAQVLSGLKEGDKVVVHPTNELSNGMRVVIQK; this is encoded by the coding sequence ATGGTCTTTTCAAAAACACAGCGCATTATCCTGTTTTCACTTTTTGCTTCGGCACTGGTTCTCTTTTTTGTTTTCAGGCCTTCGCCGCTTCCTGTCGATTCAGGTGAAGTGCATAAAGGAGCGTTGCAGGTGACTCTGGATGCCGAAGGTTTTACAAGGGTCGACGAGCGTTTCGTTCTTGCTGCCCCGGTTTCGGGTATGCTCATGAGAATTAAGCTCGAAGAGGGTGGAACTGTCCGGAAAGGCGATCTCGTTGCTGCGTTGCTTCCGCCAGAACTCGATTCCAGAGAGTATCGCGAAGCATCTGCCAGGGCAGCATCTGCAAAGGCGCTCTTGAACGAGGCGTTGTCACGCGAGCGCAGTGTGAGGCTCGATCTCGAACAGGTTGAACGACGCGCGAAGCGGTACAGGAACCTCTATAATGAAGGGGCCATCTCAAAAGAAACATTTGAATTGGCTGAGAATGAGGCTGGAATGCGGCGAAAGGAAGTTGATGCTGCCCGTTCGACGTCGCTATCGGCACGATACGGTTTTGAGGCGCAGCAGGCCGTTGTCGATCGTCAGATCTCCGGCAGGCCGGTTCAGGTATTTTCTCCGGTTGACGGAAAGGTGCTGAGGATACATGAAAAAAGTGAACGGGTAATCAATGCGGGTACGCCGCTTGTCGATATCGGTGATCCGTCGGCTATTGAAATTGTTATTGACCTGCTTTCCTCGGATGCGGTAAGGGTCAAGCCGGGAAATCCGGTCATCATTGAAGAGTGGGGGGGCAGTGATGTATTGAACGCGACAGTGAAAACTATTGAGCCATCTGCGTTTAACAAGATTTCAGCGCTTGGTATCGAGGAAAAGCGGGTGAACATAATCGCGGCATTGAACAGGTACGAACCCCGTCTTGGAGATAACTTCCGTGTTCAGGCGAAAATTGTACTTCGCAGGGAGCAAAGCGTTCTGCAGGTTCCCGTCAGCAGCCTTTTCAGGGGAACCCGCGAGTGGAAAGTATTTGTGATAGAGAACGGGAAAGCCGTCGAAAAAACGGTTGAAATCGGTATGCGCGGAGCTTTTCAGGCCCAGGTGCTCAGCGGTCTGAAGGAGGGCGACAAGGTGGTTGTCCATCCGACAAACGAGCTGAGCAACGGGATGCGTGTTGTCATTCAGAAATAG
- a CDS encoding BaiN/RdsA family NAD(P)/FAD-dependent oxidoreductase, with amino-acid sequence MSFDTAAERIDILVVGGGAAGMLAAVAAREAARKLQIPDTDCSIVILERNAAPGAKIRISGGGRCNVTHSGTPGELLAKGFLRREEERFLRHALYAFTGSDLVRMLALQGVQCEARPDGKVFPAAGLAAPDIVQAFGRLIREARISVEASCTVSSVERVGVAFIVKAGERRFDASSLILATGGVSYPSTGSRGDGLLFARRFGHTIVKPSPALAPIITHVKPPGELAGVSLRAVRLIGSAAGKQVSRCGDVLFTHRGLSGPAVLSLSRDIAELFRGAGSCDVFVDLFPGLRPEELQEQLLRESGKNGSRMVRKFLQSCPIAPPDGVSGEAPNGTIPSALVPFIMRLAGLSDDLQWSGLTRDKRTALLETLRRFPAGSVKTLPLDQGEISAGGISLREVNPKTMESRLVPGLYFAGEILDYAGEIGGFNLQAAFSTGWLAGESVAGSRQEDCG; translated from the coding sequence ATGAGCTTTGACACTGCTGCGGAGCGGATCGATATTCTTGTCGTCGGCGGCGGAGCAGCCGGAATGCTTGCTGCTGTAGCGGCACGAGAAGCTGCGCGAAAACTGCAGATTCCGGATACGGATTGTTCCATTGTCATTCTGGAGCGAAACGCCGCACCAGGAGCGAAGATCAGAATATCCGGAGGCGGGCGTTGTAATGTCACGCACTCTGGCACTCCCGGCGAACTGCTCGCCAAAGGGTTTCTGCGCCGTGAAGAGGAGCGGTTTCTGCGGCACGCTCTGTATGCGTTCACCGGCAGCGATCTTGTCAGGATGCTCGCACTGCAGGGCGTGCAGTGCGAGGCGAGGCCGGACGGCAAGGTTTTTCCCGCTGCCGGCCTGGCGGCTCCGGATATCGTGCAGGCATTCGGCCGGTTGATCCGCGAAGCCCGTATCAGTGTTGAAGCCTCATGCACGGTAAGCTCTGTTGAGCGGGTCGGGGTTGCTTTTATCGTGAAAGCGGGAGAGCGCCGCTTCGATGCTTCTTCGCTCATTCTCGCTACCGGAGGGGTTTCTTACCCTTCTACAGGCAGCAGGGGAGACGGTCTTCTTTTCGCTCGCCGGTTCGGCCATACCATCGTCAAGCCTTCGCCGGCCCTCGCACCGATCATCACTCATGTAAAGCCTCCCGGTGAGCTTGCCGGCGTATCGCTTCGTGCAGTCAGGCTCATCGGTTCCGCAGCGGGAAAGCAGGTGAGTCGCTGCGGTGACGTACTCTTCACGCACCGAGGCTTGTCCGGGCCGGCAGTGCTGTCACTTTCCCGCGATATTGCCGAACTTTTCAGAGGCGCCGGAAGCTGCGATGTGTTCGTGGATCTTTTTCCCGGGCTGCGACCGGAGGAACTGCAGGAACAGCTGCTTCGGGAGTCAGGCAAAAACGGCTCCCGTATGGTGCGGAAGTTTCTGCAGAGCTGCCCGATCGCTCCGCCTGACGGGGTGAGCGGCGAAGCGCCCAACGGAACCATCCCTTCGGCGCTTGTGCCTTTCATCATGCGTCTTGCAGGTCTCTCTGACGATCTGCAGTGGAGCGGCCTGACTCGCGACAAGCGGACTGCGCTGCTTGAGACGCTCAGGCGGTTTCCAGCAGGAAGCGTGAAAACCTTGCCGCTCGATCAGGGCGAGATATCGGCCGGCGGTATCTCTCTCAGGGAGGTGAATCCTAAAACCATGGAATCGAGGCTTGTACCGGGTCTTTATTTTGCCGGTGAAATTCTCGATTATGCCGGTGAGATCGGCGGGTTCAACCTGCAGGCAGCATTCTCAACCGGCTGGCTGGCGGGGGAGTCGGTAGCCGGTAGCCGGCAGGAGGATTGTGGGTAG
- a CDS encoding ABC transporter ATP-binding protein, with amino-acid sequence MQDNSSGSVSHQAVLSIQDLSKTYIMGEVKVEALKHLSIEFFAGELVVLLGASGSGKSTLLNIIGGLDLPSEGKLFFQGREITAATEAELTAYRRRSIGFVFQFYNLISSLSALENVQLVTEIADNPMPADEALRLVGLSNRLNHFPAQLSGGEQQRVAIARAVAKKPELLLCDEPTGALDYQTGKLVLEVIEKVNRELGTTTIVITHNASIAGMADRVVRLGSGEVTEDRRNPERLTPAELVW; translated from the coding sequence ATGCAGGATAATTCTTCAGGAAGCGTATCACATCAGGCAGTGCTGAGCATACAGGACCTTTCGAAAACCTATATCATGGGTGAGGTGAAGGTCGAAGCGCTCAAGCATCTCTCTATCGAGTTTTTTGCAGGTGAGCTTGTCGTGCTGCTTGGGGCGTCAGGCAGCGGTAAATCGACCCTCCTTAATATTATCGGAGGGCTCGATCTGCCTTCTGAAGGTAAGCTGTTTTTTCAGGGCAGGGAAATTACTGCAGCAACAGAAGCCGAGCTGACGGCTTACCGTCGCCGTTCGATAGGGTTTGTGTTTCAGTTCTATAACCTGATTTCCAGTTTGTCGGCTCTTGAGAACGTGCAGCTCGTTACCGAAATCGCCGATAATCCCATGCCGGCGGACGAGGCTCTCAGGCTGGTAGGGCTCTCCAATCGTTTGAACCATTTTCCCGCTCAGCTTTCGGGGGGCGAGCAGCAGCGCGTCGCCATAGCGAGGGCTGTCGCCAAAAAGCCTGAACTGCTTTTATGCGATGAGCCAACCGGCGCTCTCGACTATCAGACAGGAAAGCTGGTACTTGAGGTTATCGAGAAAGTAAATCGTGAATTGGGCACGACAACAATCGTCATCACGCATAATGCTTCGATTGCCGGTATGGCCGACAGGGTTGTCAGGCTTGGAAGCGGCGAGGTGACGGAAGACCGCAGGAACCCTGAACGGCTCACTCCTGCCGAACTTGTCTGGTAG